From the genome of Phlebotomus papatasi isolate M1 chromosome 2, Ppap_2.1, whole genome shotgun sequence:
GAAAAGGAAGCCTATGAGATACCTGTTTGTTGTTCCAATGGTAATTATCCAAAAGTCTCCTGCAGAAGAGGATTGTGCTTTTGTACAGATGAAAATGGAAATCAAACAAGTATGGAAGTTCCTCATGAAGAAATTAAAACTTTGGATTGTTACAGTGGAAAAaacttttgttaaataaaagataattttattcaaattcttaTAAACCCATAAATAGatctttaaaatgaattatttaaaaaaaaaacataccaatctttttttttaaactaacatatatatattaaatttatcaaaattttaagaaaaaaatagaaagtattctttacacatttttttacatgaattcattttgAACTGCTTATCCTTATCGGGATCTTAGGTTTAGGACATCTAAGTTAGTTAGGTAGTTCCCACCTGTCGATCCTAAACCAACTTAGGAAGGGTGTTCGGAGTCGATACCAAGGGCAGGATCCTGAATTTGTTTCAGCAAGTTTGTCCTAGGCGTGCCCCAAGGTCGCGTCCTCTTTAAAATAGCATAGCTCTTTTAAATTTCATTGTAATTAGTCATTttcactagtaaaaataaaacgatgaaatgacaaaaatttcagTGTTTCAAAAGATGATATATACTCCATCATTTTGAAACAATGATTTTCATCTTTTGTCAATAGATGACCAACCATCTTTtttcaaacactgaaaatcATCTTTTGGAAACAATGGAATATATAGCATCTTTTGAAACACTGATTTTCAGCGTTTGGCAACAATGATTTTCGGTGTTTTATAGgatcaaaattttgcatttcattgatcgaaacactgtttttcagcgTTTCTGAACAATGATTTTTAGTGTTTTACACGATGAAAATATTGAACTTCATTGttcgaaacactgtttttcagtgtttcagaACAATGTTTTTCGGTGTTTTATACCATGAAAATTTTGCACTTCATTGttcgaaacactgtttttcagtgtttctaAACTATGCTTTTCACCGTTTTACACGatgaaaatattgcatttaatttaCTGGAACACCGTTTTTCAACGTCttagaaatttatttgattatgaGACGCTGTTTCCTCGCttttcaatagaaaatatttatttttaaatttcatagtCACAAgggttctataaaaaaaaatttgttattcGTTGTATTTTTTACCTCCTTTTGTATATAAAATATTGCGCTTCAAACTTGGTACTTACATGCAAGCTGTCCCAAACTAcccttaaatatattttatttgcttTGCTCAAAAATATTTCGGACATAATGGGCGTATAGGATGGTATCTCGCACTTAAAGTTttccaaatgttaaaaatgctATATCTTCGGAACATgttgaggttttttttattgttttgttcttttttaagagataattttactatattcaagactatatttttgattttcaatatcATCGCTTGCATTAGCTATCCTAACTTTCTCATTACTTAATACGCAATTATTACAACAATATCGAAATACACAGACTATACAAGAATTGCTGGTTAAGTGATCAGTAAGTTACGACAATCGCTCATTCATGCaacgatatttattttattttttgtaatacccttctatttttttggaatataaaaaagttttaaatttgccAGACAAAAAAGGATATTTGGAGCTCTCACTTTTATACTTAATTTTAttcggcattgaataaacgagcagtaaaaagtcaaatttgctcagcaaaaaaatcgaaatgatcagtaaaaaataaaaaagggcaacaaaaagtttaaaaagatcagtaacaaattaaaagagcagtactttattaaaagcggtcagtgaaaaatgaaaagtggtcagcaaaaaattaaacatgatcagtaaaaagtaaaagatgatcagtaaaaaacaaaaagtggtcagtaaaaaataaaaagtggtcagtaaaaaatttaaaatgagcagtaaaaatattgaatttggtcagcaaaaaattaaacatgatcagtaaaaaaaaagtgatcagtaaaaataaaacatgatcagtaaaaagtaaaagatgatcagtaaaaaacaaaaagtggtcagtaaaaaataaaaagtggttagtaaaaaaaaataaaaataagcaataaaaatattgaatttggtcagcaaaaaattgaaaatgatcagtaaaaatattcaaaaaagtagcaaaaaataaaagtgatcagcaaaaaattaaaagtgatcagtgaaaaataaaatatggtcagtaaaaaataaaaatgagcagtaaaaaataaaatttgatcagtagaaaatcaaaattggtcagtaaaaaataaaaagtgatcagtaaaaaataagtggtcagttaaaaatttaaaatgagcagtagaaaataaaatttgattagtagaaaataaagtggtcagtaaaaagttcaataaaaaacaagaaattgaaaatattcaaatcagtaaaaaattggtcaggaaaaattaaaaatgtgcagtaaaaaataaaatgtggccagaaaaaataaaaaattgacaataaaaaataaaaagtggtcagtaaaaaattaaaaatgagcagtaattttcttcattttcaagtgaaatttcgcacatcttgaGCCTAAAGCAGACTTTAAGAGGGTGTAAAGTATTacgcctctatctctcatagtttccaagggtttgcggaatctttgcctttttccattttgtttttttccaatttgtctttggaatctttgtcttcagtaatctttgttttttagaaactttgtctttggaaatcttgtcttttatatattttaaacaaatatattttattaaataaaattatgatattacaatggtgttttttgaagtttttagatACGaccttcagggcaaagggaaattttctgtgttttgggaaatttttagtttcgtcttttggggcaaagggaaattttgttttggcaaatttttagtttcgtcattttgggcaaagggaaattttgtgttttgggaaatttttaatgtcgtcctttggggcaaagggaaatttttagtttcgtcttttggggcaaagggaaattttctgtattttgggaaatttttagtttcgtcctttgggacaagggtgttttgggaagttaacagtatcgtctgtcggggcaaagggaaattttctgtttttttttggagatttttggtttcgtactttggggcaaagggaaattctctgtggtTTGGGAAGCTTTTAGTTTCGTCGTTTGgggcaaatttgagaaaaaggaaatttttgtaaagttataaaatgtgcaaaatgtgttacagacaaaatttatgaaaattgtgaaaaatgtatgaaagacaagattgccaaagacaaagttttcaaaaaacaaaagttaccgaagagaaagattccaaagaaaaaaaactgggaaaaataaaagtgtaaaaaaacaaaatggaaaaagcgaagattcccgatcccgaaggaaatgtacctctataagctgatttaggattATCACTGGCTTAATTCTTCgttgataaatttatattttttactgaccaattttaattttttactgaccacttttaattttttactgtccactcttaatattttactgacctcttttaattttttgctggccgcctttaattttttactgatcactcttaattttttactggccacaatttatattttttattgtttacttttaattttttactgatcaatttttattttctactgaccacttttgattttctactgatcaaattttattttgtactgctcaattttaatttttttactgaccatattaggtgagagtttttataatctcacctactttttatttttcactgatcacctttaattttttgctgatcactttttacttttactgatcgctttttattttttgctgaccaattttgattttctactgatcatattttattttttactggccaatttttattttctactgctcgtttttaactttttgctgaccaatttgtattttttactgaccacttttaatattttactgaccactttgaattttatactgaccacttttaattttttactgaccaatttttattttttactgctcgtttttaattttttactgaccgatttttattttttactgaccactttttgttttttattgacctcttttaattttttgttcagcaatttttattttttactgctcctttttaattttttgctgaccactttttaatatttcactgatcaatacgaatatttttactgatcatttttaatttttttgctgaccactttttattttttagtcctcatttttaattttttactgaccatatttaattttttgctgattaatttttatttttttactgatcaactcgaatatatctactgatcaattcgaagtttttactgaccaaatttaacttcttactgacaaaattttactttttaatgacaaaattgaaacttttgctgattatttcgaattatttgctgatcaaatttgattttctgctgaccacttttgactttttatttaCCATTTGTTTTCtgccattttattttataaatattaatttaaggcaaaaaacaagtggtcagtaaaaagtcaaaagtggtgagcataaaatcaaattggatcagcaaataattctaaataatcaacaaaaattttcaattttgtcagtaaaaagtaaaattttgtcagtaaaaaataaaaagtgatcagcaaaaaattaaaaatgatcagtagaaatattcgtattgatcagtgaaatattaaaaagtggtcagcaaaaaattaaaaaggagcagtaaaaaataaaaattggtcagcagaaaattcaaagaggtcagtaaaataatcaaagtagtcagtaaaaaataaaaatcggtcagtaaaaaattaaaaactagcagtaaaaaataaaaattggtcagtaatggcgtctacacactagtagaaattttttaaaaaaggcatttaaaaaaaaattctacaaatGTGTAGACGACATATAAGATTAAAAGTGgctagtaaaaaaaacaaattggtcagtaaaaaattaaaagcgtatagtaaaaaattaaaagtggtcatgaaaaagataaaaattggtcagtaaaaaattaaaagtggacagtcaaaaattaaatgtagtcaataaaaaattaaaaatggtcagtaaaacattAAATGTGATCAGTAAAGTATTAAAAGTgatgagcaaaaaattaaaaattatcagtaaaaaaaattgaaaaatcagcaaaaaattaaaaatgagcagtaatccactttttatttttacactaaccactttttattttttactgaccactttttgttttttactgatcatcttttactttttactgatcatgttttatttttactgatcactttttattttttactgatcatgtttaattttttgctgaccacttttctttttttactgactgcttttaataaagtactgctcttttttatttttttactggtctttttaaactttttgctgccccttttttattttttactgaccatttttttattttttactgatcatttcgaatttttttctgaccaaatttgactttttactgctcgtttattcaatgccggcattagaaatatttgagttgatcagtgaaaaattaaaaaatgatcagtgaaaaattaaaaatgagcagtaaaaaaataaaaaatggtcagtataaaataaaatgtggtcagtaaaaaataaaaagtgatcagtaaaaaattaaccaatttttattttttattgcccacagtttattttttttacttctcatatttaatttcttactgaccaattttaattttttactgaccactttttaattttcgcTGACCGCTTTGCATTTTaaactgataaaattttattttttactgctcattttaaattttttactgaccgtattttatttttcactgattttcaatttaatttctttttactgattttttttactgatctttttaaacttttttgtgccctttttttactgacctttttcttactgaccattttgaattatgtgGCTGGACTGATCAGACgcgaatataaaattttctgtataaaCTTTTAACCCTCTAAGGACGATGGGATTACCGGTGACTCCGGTTACCCAAAAAGAGATATCTTTCCTACGCCcgtctaaagttatgtttcgcTCGCAGAAgtcactaaaaattattttttctgcacCCCCAATTTTCGAccttcttgtccttaaagggttaacctataaaattttatattaagctCACCTGAACCATCAGAACCACCTCAATCACCTGAAACCACACCATCATCCGCGAATTTATTTATCTCTTTCCGGTAGTGGTCTGGAAACCACCTTCAATCCCAGCAATGGTCACCTCGATATACTACGTCGATGATCAATGTAATCTTCTTGATGATTTCTGACGGGGAATGCTGATCTCCAATCCTCCCCTCTCTCTCTTGTGGCATCTTGTCGTATGAGATCACATAACTTTCAGCTCTCTGCAGCTTGAGCAGCTTACCTCCAGCACCTAGAGTGTCTTCCTTTGTAGTAGATTCCTTAGTAGGGTGTCTTCATTTGTAGATTTTGTCTGGCATCCAAACTAGATCCAATAAAATACATCTATAAGTTAATATAACCTCACTTTGGGCTTTCCGGGAACTATTTTTCCCACCCTCAGCCCAAAAACCTAGGCTCTGCGGGTACTTGTGATACGCTTATCACATGACTCCAAGAGGGTCAAGAGACTCCCTAGAGAACCAGACAGAGGAGGATAGGGATGAGGACAGAGTATCTTACTTGACAAAATTCCTCCCTGGAGGAGCAATTTCACCAGCACACATGCATTTTCTGATTGTCTTGGCACCAGTTACAAGATGACACAATTTGTCCTGAGATCGAGATGACGCAGGATCCGGAGAAGTCAACCAGCCTCATATTGGAGTCTTTTGATGCATTTTTGACAGCCACAAGAGTCAAGGGATGTCTTTCACTTTTCACTGAACACCAACATCCCTTTCACACCATCACTACCACTTCCAACGCACTTCACGAACGTAGGGCATCTCCAAACAACTTTTGGTGGAGAAATTGTGcccatttctttatttttctgcgACAAATTGCACAGACAAAAGAAAGACGTCACCGCACTGACGCCATTTTCTTTGACAACTGACATGTTTGTGATGTGTCAACCACTGATATTTGTAAGCgatgtttttcagtgtttcaataAATGAAGTTGCACGAAAAATATTACccgttttacaaaaaaaatagagcaaattgaataaataattcatgcTTAACCTACTTTTTGGGACAGAGCAAAGGCAAAAAATGTGTAACCTGCTCAGTCCCACCAATTTTTCCCCAAGAAAAACCCGTCTGAAAATATTAGTAATTTTCAGTGATTTGAAAGATGGTTTGAATGTATGTAAAATAAGTGacgttttttttcagtgtttctaaTAGATGAAATGACGAAGACTTTTTACTCGATTTTCTTGTGGAAAATCGTGAAAAGTTGCAAGATTTTGTTCTCAGAATACTCTTTagatctgagcaaaaagttttCCACAGACATCTGATAGAACTTATTGTTAAATCTGAAAACACTTTTCAgctttttgaataaatgacaTATCATCAATTGGGAAACACTGAAAATCAGCTtttcaaatcaataaaaaataggcGAATTTCGATCAGTTTTTTCAAAAGATGACCGAtcatcgttttatttttactagtgttGAAATGCCGTTGCCGTCGTGGTATGTTTGCCAAACTTGATTTGCCAAACTTGTTTTGCCAGCAGAATACTGCAAAAGGGTGCAAGCCTGAAGTCACAGATCTCCTTACCCAGGAGACACGAGTTTTGGAGCGGTCCGCGATTTAGTATTCAAGAACTTATCGTAGACGCAGAGATGCCGATGCGTGCCTGTAGATATTTTCAGGGGGTCCCGgtggtcccggtcaaaatcccgaacgctaaaatcccgaaggccaaaatcccgaaagccaaaatcccgaaagccaaaatcccgaaagccaaaatcccgaatgggccaaaatcccgaattcttaaaagtgtcatagctatttCCATGATTGCACcagcgcttgctggaggcaaagggaaatcttctgtgtcttgggaaattattcttattttcctccacatagtttcatccctttcaggattttgaacattcgggattttggctttttcgggattttagcgttcgggattttggctttcaggattttggctaccACCAATTTTCAGGATTTGCAGACAAAAAGATCGTCTAAAATAGTTCAGATTATTTTGGACTTACCAGGGATTCAAACACCTTTCCAACGAAATCGAACTCCGAGTACTCGAATTCACGAAATTACTATTCGAAAAATCCGTATAATATTTATGTGCATTCTAATTACTACCGATTTAATTGATTGGTAAGACAGTTCCGGAATGAACTGTCTTTTGGAAATTGGTTGCAGGAAATGCGCATTTTAGAATGTTTCGATAGGCTTACACTAAATTCGATATTCGACTCTTCAATATTCAGGTAATAGCTATCAAAAACTGACGAATAATCAATTCAAAATTCTGTACAGGTTTTAAGAAGGCACAATACAATGTTCCATCGAGGAACTAGATCTTCTTGGAAGTGATATGTTTGGACAGCTAACAAGTCCTACTATTATTCTTATATAGTCCCATGCCTCGTACAATCAGGTCAATAAGGTGCACTGAAGTTCATTGGATGCGGTTTGTTTTTGATGACCATAAGGAAATTCGACCCCGGGATACTTGCATTAGAGTGAAAGTACTTCACCACTTGATCTATCGagtgtgatatatttttttttaaattattctaaaattaattaaaaattaaatcttaaaagGGCTGGGAAAGTGAAGGTTATTGTGATTATGTAAAAATCGACTTATTGACTATAGAGGTCCTCTGGAAATGTCAAGTGTAACTCTAATTATTTGGTCTATAACTCCAATAATGACCAAACAGATGAGTGAATATGTATAAGATGTCAGTCAACCTGTTACAGAATGTAATATTCTATACTTGAGTTGAGTATAGTTTATGatggtttattttaaaataccaATGAGGCTTAGTAATGAAAGTCATACTCACAAACCCATAAAAAAGTCGTAAGAGCACCACATTCATCTAACACCAGTGAAATAATAAAAGTGTTAAGTTACCATACCAACGACTTTGGTTGTTTACCAACAATTCCTTTCCAATTTTACTAGCCACGCTGCAATTGCCAATactaaaattcaaattgttaGGGGAGTATCATTCAGTCAGAGCTGTTTACAAAAGATGAGTGACTTATTTCTGCAGAAGGAGCAGGAACTCCTTAAACTTAATGAAGAGATCAATGTGAAGACAAAAACCGTGCTGCAGAAGACAGAAAAGAATGTGAGTAGAGGAGGAGTTCGAAAAACAGTCAGTAGAAAGAAATCCGAAGATAGAGAGACAAAGAAATCCGCTAAGGAGGTGAATGTCCCTAGCACGAGTGTAACTGAGGAAACTGTTGAGAGTGAGATTTCATCTGCAGAAATTATTGTCCCAAAGAAATCATGTTCTGATGCCATTCCTGAACGCATGGCCAGGAAAAATGTCAGTTCCGAAGGACTAATCAAGTTCCTCAAAGCGAAGGTCTCTATCCTTCAGGACGAAGTGGATACCCATCAAAAAGATAGCCTTAAGAATTCTGAGCAGTTGCAGGCTTTGCAAGAATCACAGAAGAATTTAGAAAGTGTCAGGGATCAATTGACAAATAAACTTAATGCTTTGCATAGTCAGCAGAAAAAGCTGGAGGCGAGGAATGAGGAACTGGAACTAAAACTGAAAAACAGAGATGTTGATCTAACAAAACAAAGTCGAGATTTGGAAGCTGCTAGGAGGGAATCAAAAACTCTGGCCCAGGAGAAAAGTACTCTAGAACGAAAACTCCTCAAGAGTCAGGAAGATCATGAGAGCACAAAGCAGAGTCTCGCCAGTGCTTATGAAAGAGAAAAGGAAATGAGGGAGCGCACTCGAATGGAGAAGGACGCGTATGAGAAACAAGTTCGGCAATTGAGGAAGCAAAGACTCAATTTAATCGGGGCTTATAAGCAACAACTTCTGCTCCTGGACAATCTCAAGAGGCAAATCGTGTGCCTGGAGGAGGCTAAGATGATTGATTTTGCAGAGAAGGAGTTCACCAAGATTCTCGATTGGGGCAAGTGAAGAATGTCCCAACAATGAAGTCACAATGTCTCCGATGAGATCATCTTTTTATTTGTGTCTCCGTGAGTTAAAATTCAAAACCTCGACATCCGTTTACATGCACCTCAATGGCAGAAACTTCGAGGGGTTATTAGCATTAATGCACATTGTGGTGCTTTTGCACTACTTGAATTAGAACTAAAACTTTATTTCGAGGTCAACCTTGTTTAAACTCTATAAACTTAAAAATACATCAAgattaaaattgtgaaaacttATATAATCATCTTTTCTtagaattgaataaaaataaattgaattgtcaATGCGATTTTACATTTGATAAGATATGGCTTTCTAAAAGTAATTTTGGAACCCAACAAACATGTGATTTATCACTAAACTTGCAATGTGAATTCATAATTTCGAGCACTCCTCTAAGATATTatattttgacataattttgtcaatttaaaattttgatatccGTCTTATCTACCCGTTTAttaaaacggtaagaaatatcgttttattattttattttgtgtatacagttttaagaaaaaaacctaTTAAACTAATTATAGATCTTGAAGATTTTCGATATATTAGGTTTGTTTACCCCTCAACCCTATTTTGTTATTCTCAATAGTTGTGTTAGTTGTTTATGATAGTTTTTgttcatttatttattcaccACGTCACGTGCATAGAGATCATACTGTAATATGACTTAATACTTTGAAGATTTGActtttaattcacaaaatatcCTTTTGGGTCCTCAATAGAATccgataaatttaattttcttctacCATATGGCATTCTAGCCAGATGTAAGAATTCTTCAAGATCACAGCATCTTGTGACAACAGCACCTTTAATTTGCTTCTTCATCCAACAATTCTTAGCAAAACATACATATGAAGTTGTGTGTGGGCACTTGAGACGCAGACATTCACGATTGCGAGTTTGGAACAGGTTTTTGTATaacttttgttttcttttgaTCACTCGCGAAGAAAAGGCAGAGAATTACCATGGTTTGGGCTCTCAAGTTTGGCGCTTGATGCCGAGATCGAGGTATTTTCGTTCTTTTCTAACCCATGGACATCGTCTTGAATTTCACAGCTCTCTCAGCTCTCAAGGTATTCCTGTCTGCCCACCTTTCGTGACGCGATCGCCACAATAAAGGTGAAACATTTCGAAAATAATCTACTGAtacgaaaaatttcatgaaatattataCTCCCTCTatcccgaaataagtcgtacattctttcatataaagtGTACTatagcaaacgtacgacttatttcgggacagagggagtactTATTAATCGTGATAAGATTAATTCTGGTATAAtcgtgtctacacactagaagcaattttcgtcaaaaattgcctttttttaaaaattctgacgtttctgcctacaagaataggggaaattttctttaaaaaggcattttttaaagaaatttagacTGAAGGTTAAACCGAGTTCTCGGTAATCtcgaaaatctaaataacaatcaattttatcgaACTTCCAAAATCTACGGCATTGTATAAATgcgcagtaaaaagttaaaattgagcagtaacaaaaaaatttgaaacagtgatattatcgtcaaaattttgacaaagggaaaataaagggcttttcattctatctgcaagaAATTTAAATgctaaattagacccatttttgaaagatttaagttttgtactgaccataattagataatttactgttcatttttaattttttactgcccattttgaattttttattactcGTTTGTTTTTGCCAGGtcataattttctaataaatatcttgaaattagatagtttaatttttaagtttGTTTTTGAGCTTAGAAATTCGTAAACAATACATTTTTGAACTAAAGGTGTCTATACATTATGAGAAAATTTTTTGTCAAGGGTGATCTTCAAGAAGTGTGCATCAAAAAATTTGCCTAGACattgatatgaatttttgacaaaaatgtgtgttttatggcctctacacattgggagcaatttttgtcaaaaattgcttttttgaaggaaattccctgcagcgttgtagggggaaacgtcaaatttctgtcaaaaacgcaatttttgacgaaaattgctcccaatgtgtagacgcctttaatgaaaatttgtctaatgcgtatgcaatttctttcaaaaatcatatccaattcaaGGCAATATccatgaaaaatttttgaaagaaattacttgCTCCACATTGgcacaaaattcatcaaaaacatttttgatagaattctTGAATGAACTATTatgattcaagattgtttttcatgaaaatttgttgtttttttctggaaaaagtgagaaaaacgtttgatgaagttccttgggatagtatttagtgaatttttgtgacaaattttctaaaaatgcaaaagactGTTTTTTTAGAGATGTTGTTTCTGGTAGAATCCAATCTagctttgaaggaacatttcatTCCATTACGAAGCTTTTAGTTACAAATTCACTTCTCCGGGGATTCTGAGATTCTTCTGTTAAAAGTGTGTTTGAGATTAtcgcgaaaaaaaaacatttttttcatatcaAACTGtgaatatcacacaatatttgtAGATGAAAATAAAGTTAAAGCTTTGTTAAAGTCAAAAGAGATGCCAAAGAGTCCAttaattttctctctttcatcACTTTTGTAATCCATGGAGTACGTAGCGTACTGAAGAATACCTCAGGAATACACTGATGCTTTAACTTCAGacaatttctggagaaaaaaatcaGAGTTGGTGTCCACCAGGAAGGACATCTTCAGGAAAACACTATTCTCTTCCTTcacatttttgggaaattttccacataaattcactaaatactatcccaagaaacattcacaaacatttttctcgcTTTTTTTCAGCAGAGAAACAACaaatctgtcaaaaatttttgatcaaaaataaaaaggaatttttcttcaaaaatatttcaaaaatagtaatttttctttcatgaattttttaaataattcttgatgaaatcagcttcAATGTGTAGATacctttaaaatatatatacttTTTATGGTCTCTACATTAGACAaatatatgtccatattgaagaatttttcctacacGAGCGTAAGGaaattgcttcaatatggacataaatttttctagtgtgtagaggccatagtGGCCTTTAGTATACTCGACTAATggactagagaaatttatggccatattgaagcaaattcataaattattcaaGTATGCCCGCCACCCCAAAAGGGATAAGcagttgaaaattatgatgatgatgatgatgattactCTAAGCAAGGTTTAGGATAAAGCTGAGCATGAACAAGTAACCAGAGGGATAATCTATATACTTTTGGAATCCCGATAAAGAAGTtcaagtattttaaatttttatgaatgGGTCAGTAGGATGCACgatcttttttcattttaaattggctTCTGCAATACAGTAATGAGAATCT
Proteins encoded in this window:
- the LOC129801216 gene encoding testis-expressed protein 9 translates to MSDLFLQKEQELLKLNEEINVKTKTVLQKTEKNVSRGGVRKTVSRKKSEDRETKKSAKEVNVPSTSVTEETVESEISSAEIIVPKKSCSDAIPERMARKNVSSEGLIKFLKAKVSILQDEVDTHQKDSLKNSEQLQALQESQKNLESVRDQLTNKLNALHSQQKKLEARNEELELKLKNRDVDLTKQSRDLEAARRESKTLAQEKSTLERKLLKSQEDHESTKQSLASAYEREKEMRERTRMEKDAYEKQVRQLRKQRLNLIGAYKQQLLLLDNLKRQIVCLEEAKMIDFAEKEFTKILDWGK